The following proteins come from a genomic window of Pyxidicoccus sp. MSG2:
- a CDS encoding hybrid sensor histidine kinase/response regulator: MSLVLIAEDEEALLEIFAEVVEGLGHRAVRAHNGEEALTLARTEPPDLVVSDHMMPRRTGMELLRALREEPHLSTVPFVLLSAARPVGREEADTFLAKPVDLSSFEQAVTAALRSRTPSEPRPPGHGAMRESRPASGAAREELINWVAHELKTPLSSARLNAQVLLRKVAQRGAEAECRSAEAVLRQLDRMNQLITSILDAGRLSEGKVELRTAYCDIVPFLTEVVSEWRELEPHVEFLLTGTRDPVLVSFDAERVRQVLNNLLSNAVKYCGERKRVELGLGLSPGLAVIHVRDWGAGIPASELPNIFDRFQRADDNPDRGHGLGLFIASQLARLHGGSLSVRSSRGEGSTFLLRLPLRH; this comes from the coding sequence ATGAGTCTCGTCCTCATCGCGGAAGACGAAGAGGCGCTGCTGGAAATCTTCGCCGAGGTGGTGGAGGGGCTCGGCCACCGCGCGGTGCGGGCGCACAACGGCGAGGAGGCGCTCACGTTGGCGCGCACCGAGCCGCCGGACCTGGTGGTCAGCGACCACATGATGCCGCGGCGCACGGGCATGGAGTTGCTGCGCGCGCTGCGCGAGGAGCCCCACCTGTCCACCGTGCCCTTCGTGCTCTTGAGCGCGGCGCGGCCCGTCGGGCGCGAGGAGGCCGACACCTTCCTGGCCAAGCCCGTGGACCTGTCGAGCTTCGAGCAGGCCGTCACGGCGGCGCTTCGCTCGCGGACTCCTTCCGAGCCACGTCCCCCCGGGCACGGGGCCATGCGTGAGTCCCGGCCGGCATCCGGGGCGGCGCGCGAGGAGCTGATCAACTGGGTGGCGCACGAGCTGAAGACGCCGCTGAGCTCGGCCCGGCTCAACGCCCAGGTCCTGCTGCGCAAGGTGGCGCAGCGGGGCGCGGAGGCCGAGTGCAGGTCCGCGGAGGCCGTGCTCCGCCAGCTGGACCGGATGAACCAGCTCATCACCTCCATCCTCGACGCGGGGCGCCTGTCCGAGGGGAAGGTGGAGCTGCGGACGGCGTACTGCGACATCGTCCCGTTCCTCACCGAGGTCGTGAGCGAGTGGCGCGAGCTGGAGCCTCATGTGGAGTTCCTGCTGACGGGTACCCGCGACCCGGTGCTGGTCTCCTTCGACGCCGAGCGGGTGCGGCAGGTGCTCAACAACCTGCTCTCCAACGCGGTGAAGTACTGCGGCGAGCGGAAGCGGGTGGAGCTGGGCCTGGGGTTGAGCCCCGGGCTGGCCGTCATCCACGTGCGAGACTGGGGCGCGGGCATCCCCGCCTCGGAGCTGCCCAACATCTTCGACCGCTTCCAGCGGGCCGACGACAACCCGGACCGCGGCCACGGCCTGGGCCTGTTCATCGCCTCGCAGCTGGCGCGGCTGCACGGCGGCTCGCTGTCGGTGCGCTCCTCGCGAGGCGAGGGCTCCACCTTCCTGCTCCGGCTGCCGCTGCGGCACTGA
- a CDS encoding 5-formyltetrahydrofolate cyclo-ligase gives MSETVVEEAAARKQTLREELTARRKAMTPDIIDTRGLKVQSRFLAAPYYQKARTVALYAPIRGEVPTRDILIAALQDDKIVCYPLSHVHGRILSFRAIKSESELEPGRLGVREPSNSSDLIPVDQIDLFVVPGLGFTRDGKRLGRGGGYYDATLRAASQRSRRVGLAFNDQVVQVLPTTTDDVDMDLIVTESESLRGLYRDWDFLDT, from the coding sequence GTGAGCGAGACGGTGGTGGAAGAGGCGGCGGCGAGGAAGCAGACGCTGCGTGAAGAGTTGACGGCGCGCCGCAAGGCGATGACGCCGGACATCATCGACACGCGGGGTCTCAAGGTTCAGTCTCGGTTTCTGGCAGCTCCGTATTATCAGAAGGCGAGAACGGTAGCCTTGTATGCCCCGATTCGGGGCGAGGTGCCCACGCGGGACATTTTGATTGCGGCGTTGCAGGACGACAAAATCGTCTGCTACCCGCTGTCCCACGTCCACGGGCGCATCCTCTCATTCAGGGCCATCAAGTCGGAGAGCGAGCTGGAGCCGGGACGGTTGGGGGTCAGGGAGCCAAGCAACTCCTCGGACCTCATCCCGGTGGACCAGATAGACCTCTTCGTGGTGCCGGGCCTGGGGTTCACCCGGGACGGCAAGCGGCTGGGGCGCGGGGGCGGCTATTACGACGCCACCCTCCGTGCGGCCAGCCAACGCAGTCGCCGGGTGGGTCTGGCCTTCAATGACCAGGTCGTCCAGGTGCTGCCCACCACGACGGATGACGTGGACATGGATCTCATCGTGACGGAGTCCGAGTCGCTGCGGGGCCTGTACCGCGACTGGGACTTCCTGGATACGTGA
- a CDS encoding tetratricopeptide repeat protein, giving the protein MPPALSNKALATVLSVVASGLAWAGPTVSGPYLGDMYGPVEFRTEGEQVIGTATGKGGACGFEPGTQVVKGELQGHVLVGSVLLCQTGPSCMERESHPALFFINAYDRVLSALVQPPKGCRSPALKDGLLLLLRSTASQDDSQDGEPEAADEEAAAPAPKSASAAAPAAEARRAPEAGVPSLDEGLRQLAAGNHAAAQRHFEYVLATDDRNPAAVVGLAACQLELGNVPGALTTLERMRTSNRPDVQLWLAYAHLRDRKRPRAREALRRAMELGWAPGNRPAEAVPEAALKEDIEALLQQRNRKRAPGREALGSGSTIP; this is encoded by the coding sequence ATGCCGCCCGCGCTTTCCAACAAGGCACTCGCGACGGTTCTTTCCGTCGTCGCCTCCGGCCTCGCATGGGCGGGGCCGACCGTGTCCGGCCCCTACCTGGGGGATATGTACGGCCCGGTGGAGTTCCGCACCGAGGGCGAGCAGGTGATTGGCACGGCCACCGGGAAGGGCGGCGCCTGCGGCTTCGAGCCCGGCACGCAGGTGGTGAAGGGCGAGCTGCAGGGCCACGTGCTGGTGGGCAGCGTGCTGCTGTGCCAGACGGGGCCGAGCTGCATGGAGCGGGAGAGCCACCCCGCGCTCTTCTTCATCAACGCGTATGACCGGGTGCTGAGCGCGCTGGTCCAGCCGCCCAAGGGCTGCCGCTCTCCGGCGCTGAAGGACGGCCTGCTGCTCTTGCTGAGGTCCACGGCCTCGCAGGACGACTCCCAGGACGGCGAGCCGGAAGCGGCCGACGAGGAGGCCGCCGCCCCCGCGCCGAAGAGTGCGAGCGCGGCGGCGCCTGCCGCGGAGGCCCGGCGTGCGCCGGAGGCGGGAGTGCCGTCGCTGGATGAGGGGCTGCGGCAGCTCGCGGCCGGCAACCACGCGGCGGCGCAGCGGCACTTCGAATACGTGCTGGCGACGGATGACCGCAACCCCGCGGCGGTGGTGGGGCTCGCGGCCTGCCAGCTGGAGCTGGGGAACGTGCCCGGTGCCCTGACGACGCTGGAGCGCATGCGCACGTCGAACCGGCCGGACGTGCAACTGTGGCTGGCCTACGCGCACCTGCGGGACAGGAAGCGCCCCCGCGCCCGGGAAGCGTTGCGCCGGGCCATGGAGCTGGGCTGGGCGCCGGGGAACCGGCCCGCGGAGGCCGTGCCGGAGGCCGCGCTGAAGGAGGACATCGAAGCGCTGCTTCAGCAGCGCAACCGCAAGCGGGCACCCGGCCGCGAGGCGCTGGGGTCCGGAAGCACCATCCCGTGA
- a CDS encoding TIGR00282 family metallophosphoesterase, protein MRVLFMGDVVGRPGLQAVRTLLPRLVSEHGVDLCVANAENSEGGAGISAETATYLLDSGIKLLTSGNHFYSKKAILPWVKEHPDLLLRPANYPKGTPGRGHGLVRLADGRALGVINLEGRVFMRTEDSPFEVVLPLVEELRKETPCILVDMHCEASSEKNAMGVHLDGKVSAVVGTHTHVQTADERILPGGTAFITDVGMCGPLDSVIGMKKESSLARFRGEKAPYEVAEKLVYLQGVVIDIDDTTGRPRSIERVRQRLPGT, encoded by the coding sequence GTGAGGGTCCTCTTCATGGGAGACGTCGTGGGCCGCCCGGGACTCCAGGCGGTCCGCACGCTCCTGCCGCGTCTCGTGTCCGAGCACGGGGTGGACCTGTGCGTGGCCAACGCGGAGAACAGCGAGGGCGGTGCCGGCATCAGCGCGGAGACCGCCACGTACCTGCTCGACAGCGGCATCAAGCTGCTGACGAGCGGGAACCATTTCTACTCGAAGAAGGCCATCCTCCCCTGGGTGAAGGAGCATCCGGACCTGCTGCTGCGTCCGGCGAACTACCCCAAGGGGACGCCGGGGCGCGGGCACGGGTTGGTGCGGCTCGCGGACGGCCGGGCCCTGGGCGTCATCAACCTGGAGGGGCGCGTCTTCATGCGCACCGAGGACAGCCCCTTCGAGGTGGTGCTGCCCCTGGTGGAGGAGCTGCGCAAGGAGACGCCCTGCATCCTGGTGGACATGCACTGCGAGGCGAGCAGCGAGAAGAACGCCATGGGCGTGCACCTGGACGGCAAGGTGTCCGCGGTGGTGGGCACGCACACGCACGTGCAGACGGCGGATGAGCGGATCCTCCCCGGCGGCACGGCCTTCATCACCGACGTGGGCATGTGTGGCCCGCTGGACTCCGTCATCGGCATGAAGAAGGAGTCCTCGCTGGCGCGCTTCCGCGGGGAGAAGGCGCCCTACGAGGTGGCGGAGAAGCTGGTGTACCTGCAGGGCGTCGTCATCGACATCGACGACACGACGGGCCGGCCCCGG
- a CDS encoding ATPase domain-containing protein, with product MDSSRSGPLFETGIPSFDRLLGGGIPRRQSVIVTGDPGCGKTVLCSQVAFLAASRGLPVVVATVTSEPHDKLVSELAGFSFFRRELLDERLFVMSAYSTLKQGARETRDLLMQTVRKRGAKLLFIDGLRAIRDLWQDEARLREFLYELGIGLAAADCVGLFTTEYPLEKLLTLPEATTVDGVVSLSVNKRSARRLRRVEVVKLRGRPHLTGEHLMRIDEDGVRFIPRLEAQVPDMKDEAPPEGRASFGLPELDVLMEGGLPLHSATMVAGSMGIGKTLLAAHFAVEGARRSQPSLFVSFFDSPASLSNRARRIGLEMGQHVKSGLLSFMNVPPMEAEADLIVDRVLAEVSRLGVKRLVIDGLTSLEESIDDRDRRRTFFASLALRLRVAEVSTLFTREVPKVAGTELDFSDAPIAILGENLLLLRYVELRGRIHRILSVLKMRDSKYDNDLREFEIADTGMKVKSPMRSAEGLLTGQARPLGTSIGSAE from the coding sequence ATGGACAGCAGCCGTTCGGGGCCGCTCTTCGAGACCGGTATCCCCAGCTTCGACAGGCTCCTCGGTGGTGGCATCCCCCGGCGCCAGTCCGTCATCGTGACGGGCGACCCGGGTTGCGGAAAGACGGTCTTGTGCAGCCAGGTGGCCTTCCTCGCGGCGTCGCGGGGACTGCCGGTGGTGGTGGCCACCGTCACCTCCGAGCCGCACGACAAGCTGGTCAGCGAGCTGGCCGGCTTCTCCTTCTTCCGGCGGGAGCTGCTCGACGAGAGGCTCTTCGTGATGAGCGCCTACTCCACCCTGAAGCAGGGGGCGCGCGAGACGCGGGACCTGCTCATGCAGACGGTGCGCAAGCGGGGCGCGAAGCTGCTCTTCATCGACGGGCTGCGCGCCATTCGCGACCTCTGGCAGGACGAGGCGCGGCTGCGCGAGTTCCTCTACGAGCTGGGCATCGGTCTGGCGGCGGCGGACTGCGTGGGGCTCTTCACCACGGAGTATCCGCTGGAGAAGCTGCTGACGCTGCCGGAAGCCACCACCGTGGACGGCGTCGTCTCCCTGTCGGTCAACAAGCGGTCCGCGCGCCGCCTGCGACGCGTGGAGGTGGTGAAGCTGCGCGGCCGGCCGCACCTCACCGGTGAGCACCTGATGCGCATCGACGAGGACGGGGTGCGGTTCATCCCCCGCCTGGAGGCGCAAGTCCCCGACATGAAGGACGAGGCGCCGCCCGAGGGCCGCGCCAGCTTCGGGCTGCCGGAGCTGGACGTGCTGATGGAGGGGGGCCTGCCACTGCACAGCGCCACCATGGTCGCGGGGAGCATGGGCATCGGCAAGACGCTGCTCGCCGCGCACTTCGCGGTGGAGGGTGCCCGCCGCTCGCAGCCGTCCCTCTTCGTCTCCTTCTTCGACTCGCCGGCCTCGCTCAGCAACCGGGCGCGGCGTATCGGCCTGGAGATGGGGCAGCACGTGAAGAGCGGCCTGCTCTCGTTCATGAACGTGCCGCCCATGGAGGCGGAGGCCGACCTCATCGTGGACCGCGTCCTCGCGGAGGTCTCACGCCTGGGAGTGAAGCGGTTGGTCATCGACGGGCTCACCTCCCTGGAGGAGTCCATCGACGACCGGGACCGGCGGCGCACGTTCTTCGCCTCGCTGGCGTTGCGCCTGCGGGTCGCGGAGGTTTCCACCCTGTTCACCCGGGAGGTGCCGAAGGTGGCGGGCACCGAGCTGGACTTCAGCGACGCGCCCATCGCCATCCTCGGGGAGAACCTGCTGCTCCTGCGCTACGTGGAGCTGCGCGGGCGCATCCACCGCATCCTGTCCGTCCTCAAGATGCGCGACAGCAAGTACGACAATGACCTGCGGGAGTTCGAGATCGCCGACACGGGGATGAAGGTCAAGTCGCCCATGCGCTCCGCGGAGGGGCTCCTGACGGGGCAGGCGAGGCCGCTGGGCACGAGCATCGGGTCCGCGGAATGA
- a CDS encoding cysteine desulfurase family protein, producing the protein MIYWDYNAAAPVRPEVAALLARAFSQGGFGNASSVHQGGRDARARLDAARAKVARVLGCEPKEITFTGSGSEADALALVGAFHARPVPERRRVVTSAVEHPALLGAVAQLEREGASVVRLAPGPDGRVRAEDVLAALTPDTALCSLMWANNETGVVQPAAEVARACRQRGVLFHTDAVQAAGKVPLSLREVDADLLSLSAHKFGGPPGVGVLVVRKGVDVRALTPGHQEGGRRGGTQNVPYAEALALALELAAGELSEVSARVGALRDAFEREALASLSGVEVNGAGAPRVPNTSNLRFDGVEGEALLMALDLDGICVSTGAACASGTLTPSHVLRAMGLSATQARGSLRFSLGPSTSEVEVERVIQALRQHVPKVRALAG; encoded by the coding sequence GTGATCTACTGGGACTACAACGCCGCCGCTCCGGTGCGTCCGGAGGTGGCGGCGCTCCTGGCCCGCGCCTTCTCCCAGGGCGGCTTCGGCAACGCCTCCAGCGTGCACCAGGGCGGCCGCGACGCGCGCGCGAGGCTGGACGCCGCCCGCGCGAAGGTGGCCCGCGTGCTGGGCTGCGAGCCGAAGGAAATCACCTTCACCGGCTCCGGCAGCGAGGCGGACGCGCTGGCCCTCGTCGGCGCCTTCCACGCCAGGCCCGTGCCCGAGCGCCGCCGCGTGGTGACGTCCGCGGTGGAGCACCCCGCCCTGCTGGGCGCGGTGGCGCAACTGGAGCGCGAGGGCGCCAGCGTGGTGCGGCTGGCCCCCGGGCCGGATGGCCGCGTGCGCGCCGAAGACGTGCTGGCCGCGCTCACGCCGGACACGGCCCTGTGCTCGCTGATGTGGGCCAACAACGAGACGGGCGTGGTACAGCCCGCGGCCGAAGTCGCACGCGCATGCCGGCAGCGAGGCGTGCTCTTCCACACGGACGCGGTGCAGGCGGCGGGCAAGGTGCCGCTGTCGCTGCGCGAGGTGGACGCGGACCTGCTCTCCCTGTCCGCGCACAAGTTCGGCGGCCCGCCGGGCGTGGGCGTGCTGGTGGTGCGCAAGGGCGTGGACGTGCGGGCGCTGACGCCGGGCCACCAGGAGGGCGGACGCCGCGGGGGGACGCAGAACGTGCCCTACGCGGAGGCCCTCGCCCTGGCGCTGGAGCTGGCCGCCGGGGAGCTGTCGGAAGTCTCCGCGCGCGTGGGTGCGCTGCGCGACGCCTTCGAGCGCGAGGCCCTCGCGAGCCTCTCCGGCGTGGAGGTGAATGGCGCCGGGGCGCCGCGCGTGCCCAACACCAGCAACCTGCGCTTCGACGGCGTGGAGGGCGAGGCACTGCTCATGGCGTTGGACCTGGACGGCATCTGCGTGTCCACCGGCGCGGCCTGCGCGTCGGGGACGCTGACGCCTTCGCACGTGCTGCGGGCCATGGGCCTGTCGGCGACCCAGGCGCGCGGCAGCCTGCGCTTCAGCCTGGGCCCGTCCACCTCCGAGGTGGAGGTGGAGCGGGTGATCCAGGCGCTCCGCCAGCACGTGCCGAAGGTGCGCGCGCTGGCGGGGTAG
- a CDS encoding serine/threonine-protein kinase — protein sequence MSQPPAPGKTTRVFGNYEILSVLGKGGMAEVYRARVLAGPREGWTVALKRLLPALTRDPASVSLFAREAQLSKQLHHPNIVTVLDAGVLEGIYFIVMELVDGRDLGQILRRCKVRGIPLPLDFAVYLGKVLLEALAYAHTATGPTGEPLGIVHCDVSPSNLFISRVGEIKLGDFGVSRVLVDGKLQGGEVLGKPYYLSPESLLGEVNPAADLWAATVVLYELLTLERPFVGGSPDEVFAAIWSRQYRPLRELRPEVPEALEAVVDRAFSKHPEERFPSAEEFAQALTPHYDERVGTPLAIAAVVRGLFGASDDVPSSSSPGGAAPATGTPGSSAG from the coding sequence GTGAGCCAGCCGCCCGCTCCAGGGAAGACCACCCGGGTCTTCGGCAACTACGAAATCCTCTCCGTGCTCGGCAAGGGCGGCATGGCGGAGGTGTACCGCGCGCGCGTGCTGGCCGGCCCTCGCGAGGGCTGGACGGTGGCGCTCAAGCGGCTGTTGCCGGCGCTGACGAGAGACCCCGCCTCGGTGTCCCTCTTCGCCCGCGAGGCGCAGCTGTCCAAGCAGCTGCACCACCCCAACATCGTCACGGTGCTGGATGCCGGCGTGCTGGAGGGCATCTACTTCATCGTCATGGAGCTGGTGGACGGGCGAGACCTGGGCCAGATTCTCCGGCGCTGCAAGGTGCGCGGCATCCCCCTGCCGCTGGACTTCGCGGTGTACCTGGGCAAGGTGCTGTTGGAGGCGCTCGCGTACGCGCACACCGCCACCGGGCCGACGGGCGAGCCGCTGGGCATCGTCCACTGCGATGTGTCCCCCTCCAACCTGTTCATCTCCCGCGTGGGAGAAATCAAGCTGGGCGACTTTGGCGTGTCGCGCGTGCTGGTGGACGGCAAGCTGCAGGGCGGCGAGGTGCTGGGCAAGCCGTACTACCTGTCCCCGGAGTCGTTGCTCGGCGAGGTCAACCCCGCCGCCGACCTCTGGGCCGCCACGGTGGTGCTCTACGAGTTGCTGACGCTGGAGCGGCCCTTCGTGGGCGGCTCGCCGGACGAGGTCTTCGCCGCCATCTGGTCCCGCCAGTACCGCCCGCTGCGCGAATTGCGCCCGGAGGTGCCCGAGGCGCTGGAGGCCGTGGTGGACCGCGCCTTCTCCAAGCATCCCGAGGAGCGCTTCCCCTCGGCCGAGGAGTTCGCCCAGGCGCTCACGCCCCATTACGACGAGCGCGTGGGCACGCCCCTGGCCATCGCCGCCGTGGTGCGCGGCCTCTTCGGCGCCAGCGACGACGTGCCCTCGTCGTCCTCGCCGGGCGGCGCGGCCCCCGCGACGGGGACTCCGGGCTCGAGCGCGGGGTAG